The Symphalangus syndactylus isolate Jambi chromosome 23, NHGRI_mSymSyn1-v2.1_pri, whole genome shotgun sequence genome has a window encoding:
- the MRPL2 gene encoding large ribosomal subunit protein uL2m isoform X1, producing the protein MALWALTRVLRSLSLAPPTVAVPAPSVFPAAQMMNNGLLQQPSALMLLPCRPVLTSVALNANFVSWKSRTKYTIAPVKMRKSGGRDHTGRIRVHGIGGGHKQRYRMIDFLRFRPEETKSGPFEEKVIQVRYDPCRSADIALVAGGSRKRWIIATENMQAGDTILNSNHIGRMAVAAREGDAHPLGALPVGTLINNVESEPGRGAQYIRAAGTCGVLLRKVNGTAIIQLPSKRQMQVLETCVATVGRVSNVDHNKRVIGKAGRNRWLGKRPNSGRWHRKGGWAGRKIRPLPPMKSYVKLPSAAAQS; encoded by the exons ATGGCCTTGTGGGCACTGACCCGCGTTCTGCGCTCTCTGAGCCTGGCGCCCCCGACCGTCGCCGTCCCTGCCCCGAGTGTGTTCCCCGCCGCCCAG ATGATGAACAATGGCCTCCTCCAACAGCCCTCTGCCTTAATGTTGCTCCCCTGCCGCCCAGTCCTTACTTCTGTGGCCCTTAATGCCAACTTTGTGTCCTGGAAGAGTCGTACCAAGTACACCATTGCACCAGTGAAGATGAGGAAGTCTGGGGGCCGAGACCACACAG GCCGAATCCGGGTACATGGTATTGGCGGGGGCCACAAACAACGTTATCGCATGATTGACTTTCTGCGTTTCCGGCCTGAGGAGACCAAGTCAGGACCCTTTGAGGAGAAGGTTATCCAAGTCCGCTATGATCCCTGTAG GTCAGCAGACATAGCTCTGGTTGCTGGGGGCAGCCGGAAACGCTGGATCATTGCCACGGAAAACATGCAGGCTGGAGACACAATCTTGAACTCTAACCACATAGGCCGAATGGCAG TTGCTGCTCGGGAAGGGGATGCGCATCCTCTTGGGGCTCTGCCTGTGGGGACCCTCATCAACAACGTGGAAAGTGAGCCAGGCCGGGGTGCCCAATATATCCGAGCTGCAG GGACGTGTGGTGTGCTACTGCGGAAGGTGAATGGCACAGCCATTATCCAGCTGCCCTCTAAGAGGCAGATGCAG GTGCTGGAAACGTGTGTAGCAACAGTAGGCCGAGTATCCAACGTTGATCATAACAAACGGGTCATTGGCAAGGCAGGTCGCAACCGCTGGCTGGGCAAGAGGCCTAACAGTGGGCGGTGGCACCGCAAGGGGGGCTGGGCTGGCCGAAAGATTCGGCCACTACCCCCCATGAAGAGTTATGTGAAGCTGCCTTCTGCTGCTGCCCAAAGCTGA
- the MRPL2 gene encoding large ribosomal subunit protein uL2m isoform X2, with protein MALWALTRVLRSLSLAPPTVAVPAPSVFPAAQMMNNGLLQQPSALMLLPCRPVLTSVALNANFVSWKSRTKYTIAPVKMRKSGGRDHTGRIRVHGIGGGHKQRYRMIDFLRFRPEETKSGPFEEKVIQVRYDPCRSADIALVAGGSRKRWIIATENMQAGDTILNSNHIGRMAVAAREGDAHPLGALPVGTLINNVESEPGRGAQYIRAAGAGNVCSNSRPSIQR; from the exons ATGGCCTTGTGGGCACTGACCCGCGTTCTGCGCTCTCTGAGCCTGGCGCCCCCGACCGTCGCCGTCCCTGCCCCGAGTGTGTTCCCCGCCGCCCAG ATGATGAACAATGGCCTCCTCCAACAGCCCTCTGCCTTAATGTTGCTCCCCTGCCGCCCAGTCCTTACTTCTGTGGCCCTTAATGCCAACTTTGTGTCCTGGAAGAGTCGTACCAAGTACACCATTGCACCAGTGAAGATGAGGAAGTCTGGGGGCCGAGACCACACAG GCCGAATCCGGGTACATGGTATTGGCGGGGGCCACAAACAACGTTATCGCATGATTGACTTTCTGCGTTTCCGGCCTGAGGAGACCAAGTCAGGACCCTTTGAGGAGAAGGTTATCCAAGTCCGCTATGATCCCTGTAG GTCAGCAGACATAGCTCTGGTTGCTGGGGGCAGCCGGAAACGCTGGATCATTGCCACGGAAAACATGCAGGCTGGAGACACAATCTTGAACTCTAACCACATAGGCCGAATGGCAG TTGCTGCTCGGGAAGGGGATGCGCATCCTCTTGGGGCTCTGCCTGTGGGGACCCTCATCAACAACGTGGAAAGTGAGCCAGGCCGGGGTGCCCAATATATCCGAGCTGCAG GTGCTGGAAACGTGTGTAGCAACAGTAGGCCGAGTATCCAACGTTGA